The Streptomyces sp. NBC_00597 DNA segment CCTCGCCATCAGCGAGAAGGTCCCTCGTGCTCATTGTCTGCTCGCCCGGACAAGATCGCCCGGTCAGGTCCCGCCCTGATGGACTCGCCGGGCGGACAGAGCTCCCCGCCGCGCGCCTTCGGTGTGCGTCGTCGACCTTGTGCCACTGGAAGGACCCGGGCTTCTTCGAGAACCAGCAGGGCGCGCACTTCAAGACCTTCTACACGGTCTACAGCGGTCAGACCCGCTCCTACCTGGACGCGGACGAGATCCCGTCGGGCATCCCGCGCTGTGACGCCGTCGTCAAGGACAAGGCCGCCCAGAAGTACAACGCGAAGATCACCACGTACGGAGAGCCGGACCGTACGTTCACGTCGATCATCCGCACTGGGACGTCGTCGAGGGCTACCAGGCCAGCGGCGAGTGGTACGGGAAGAACGACTGCATCATCCTGACCGGCGCGGCCACGAAGCGCGAGGGACAGACCCTCTACAAGACCAGCGAAGTGCAAGTGGATCCGCGACCAGGACGTCACCCTGGTCGGATAACGGCCTCGCAAACCCTCGGAGCCTCAGCTGGTCAGCGGGCGAGTACGTGGCCGTCGTGGGGGCGGTGGTCGCGGGAGCGGCGCAGGTCGGCGGTGACGTAGGTGCGTTGCAGCCAGCGGTCTGTGCCGTCGTAACGGGGGTGGAAGGCGGTGCGGCCGTGAACGGTGATGCGGTTGTCGATGACGACCAGGTCGCCGGGTGTCAGGCGCAGGGTGCGGGCGGTCGCTTCGCAGGCACGGTCGAACTCGGCCAGCGCCGCGGTGGCCCGGGGGGTGAGCGGGGTGGTGACGAGTTGGGCCATGCGGATGTCGGGGTCCTCGGTTGCGCCCGACAGCACTCCTCGGGGCTCGACATCGGGCTCACCCGTGGCGGCGTCGGGGCCGAAGGAGGGTGGTGGTGTGGTGATGAACTCCGGTGCGAACAGGGCCTGGCGGCCGGCTGGGGTGAGGAGGGGCAGGGCTTGGCGGATGCCGGCGGTGCGCATGCCGGCGATCCGGTCGTGGTCGGCGCGCAGGCACAGGAAGACCACGTAGTCGGGTGGGTGGGGGTGGAAGCCGTTCTCGGTGTGGAAGGACAGCGGTACCGATCCGGCGTTGCCGTGGAAGGTCTCCTGTCCGGGGACGGGTACGACGTCCTGTACGAGGGCACCGGATTTCTCGGCCAGGTAGGCGAGGGGCTCGCCGAGTCCGCAGGCCACCATGGTGAGCAGGGCGGCCGAGACGGTGGCTTCGCGCTGGACCGAGCCGGGTACGGCCGGCGTCGCGGGCAGGGCCGCCTGATCGACGGGCAGGCCACCGATCACCAGTGTGCCGTGCGGGCCGGAAT contains these protein-coding regions:
- a CDS encoding TauD/TfdA family dioxygenase: MPETTPDTTQNTVVTADRELEPADADACERLARSLCTGVHDQVDHVEWLARARDAWEELPLPLRREVRRFRRHSGPHGTLVIGGLPVDQAALPATPAVPGSVQREATVSAALLTMVACGLGEPLAYLAEKSGALVQDVVPVPGQETFHGNAGSVPLSFHTENGFHPHPPDYVVFLCLRADHDRIAGMRTAGIRQALPLLTPAGRQALFAPEFITTPPPSFGPDAATGEPDVEPRGVLSGATEDPDIRMAQLVTTPLTPRATAALAEFDRACEATARTLRLTPGDLVVIDNRITVHGRTAFHPRYDGTDRWLQRTYVTADLRRSRDHRPHDGHVLAR